A window from Pseudomonas sp. MRSN 12121 encodes these proteins:
- the aac(6') gene encoding aminoglycoside 6'-N-acetyltransferase, producing MIRIEPCQSAHQPGWLPLRQALWPHCPAQEHLDEANDLLNHPQRYINLLAYTTDDQPVGLAEASLRHDYVNGTEHSPVVFLEGLYVSPEWRRQGIAERLIEAVAQWGRQHGCVEMASDTGLDNLLGQNVHKALGFEETERVVYFRKGL from the coding sequence ATGATTCGCATCGAACCCTGCCAGTCGGCCCATCAACCCGGCTGGCTGCCCCTGCGCCAGGCCCTCTGGCCGCACTGTCCGGCCCAGGAACACCTGGACGAAGCCAACGACCTGCTGAACCACCCGCAGCGCTACATCAACCTGCTCGCCTACACCACCGACGACCAGCCCGTGGGGTTGGCCGAAGCGTCATTGCGCCACGACTACGTGAACGGCACCGAACATTCGCCGGTGGTGTTCCTGGAGGGTTTGTATGTCAGCCCCGAATGGCGGCGCCAGGGCATTGCCGAACGCTTGATCGAGGCCGTCGCCCAGTGGGGACGGCAGCATGGCTGCGTGGAAATGGCGTCGGACACCGGCCTGGACAACCTGCTCGGCCAGAACGTGCACAAGGCGCTCGGCTTCGAGGAAACCGAGCGCGTCGTGTATTTCAGGAAGGGTTTGTAG